AGCAACAACAAAAAAAGGCGTTGGAAAATGCATGTCGAGCTTTGCCAGCTACGCGCGGCAGGCATCTTACCTTAAACCCCCAGTGCGCAGAGGCATAGGCGCAGCGCTCACGCTACATATCCGGGCGAGCCGAGCTAGCTAGGTGCACGCCACTCTCGGTCCACACTCCGCTCACGCCCAGACACACGCCGCGCTCCGCACAATGCGGTGCCTGCAGCtcgccgccgcgctgctcctggccgtCGCGCTGCCCCTCGCGGCCGCCGCGGGGGCCAAGGCCAAGGCCCCGGCGGCCCCTCCGGCGCCGCCGAACGCCACGGAGGCGATGGCCAAGGGCGGGTGCAAGGCCTTCGCGGCCCTGATCGCGGCCTCGCCCGACGCGGCGTCCACCTACGACGCGGCCGCGAGCGGCGGCATGACGGTGTTCTGCCCCTCCGACGACGCCGTGGCGTCCTTCATGCCCCGGTACAAGAACCTGACCGCCGACGGCAAGGCGTCGCTGCTGCTGTTCCACGCCGTCCCCGTGTACTACTCGCCGGGGAGCCTCAAGTCCAACAACGGCGTCATGAACACCCTCGCCACCGACGGCTCCGCCCGGAACTACAACTTCACGCTGCAGAACGAGGGCA
Above is a window of Triticum dicoccoides isolate Atlit2015 ecotype Zavitan chromosome 5B, WEW_v2.0, whole genome shotgun sequence DNA encoding:
- the LOC119305708 gene encoding fasciclin-like arabinogalactan protein 1, which produces MRCLQLAAALLLAVALPLAAAAGAKAKAPAAPPAPPNATEAMAKGGCKAFAALIAASPDAASTYDAAASGGMTVFCPSDDAVASFMPRYKNLTADGKASLLLFHAVPVYYSPGSLKSNNGVMNTLATDGSARNYNFTLQNEGNVVTIKTGASGGVARVKTTLLDTDPVAVYAVDKVFEPVELFKPAPSPTPAPAPAPAADAPKAGKGGAARHRSPPAVADAPGPEAEDTAPADQKKDSKKSAAAGAPRVRWLAAALAAVAVASTLA